In a single window of the Neoarius graeffei isolate fNeoGra1 chromosome 28, fNeoGra1.pri, whole genome shotgun sequence genome:
- the surf4 gene encoding surfeit locus protein 4 isoform X2, with amino-acid sequence MRNMALGGGLLLLLAESRSEGKSMFAGVPTMGESSPKQYMQLGGRVLLVLMFMTLLHFDSNFFSILQNMVGTALIILVAIGFKTKLAALTLVVWLMAINVYFNAFWTVPAYKPMHDFLKYDFFQTTSVVGGLLLVVALGPGGVSMDEKKKEW; translated from the exons ATGAG GAACATGGCTCTGGGAGGTGGGCTGCTGCTACTCTTGGCTGAGTCACGTTCCGAGGGGAAGAGCATGTTCGCCGGCGTGCCTACGATGGGCGAGAGCTCCCCCAAGCAGTACATGCAGCTGGGCGGCCGTGTGCTGCTTGTTCTCATGTTCATGACCCTTCTGCACTTCGACTCCAACTTCTTCTCG ATCCTACAGAACATGGTGGGCACGGCTCTCATCATCCTGGTGGCCATCGGCTTCAAGACCAAACTGGCTGCTCTCACCTTGGTGGTGTGGCTCATGGCCATCAACGTCTACTTCAACGCCTTCTGGACGGTGCCTGCCTACAAACCCATGCACGACTTCCTCAAGTACGATTTCTTCCAGACCACGTCAGTCGTCGGCGGCCTGCTGCTAGTAGTGGCTCTCGGTCCCGGGGGCGTGTCCATGGACGAGAAGAAAAAGGAGTGGTAA